A stretch of DNA from Arthrobacter jiangjiafuii:
CAGGCCGTGGCCACGCTGGGCGGGCGGATCCTGGAGTTGGAGAACGCGGCCGGCGACGGTTACGTCGTCACCAAGCTGCTGGTGGCGTACGACGGCGGGATCGAGACACTGCGCCTGGGCGTCGCCGCTGCTGCGTCAGCGGTCCGGAGCCAGGAGAAACAGGGTTCCGGGGAGCAGGTTTCCGGGGAGCAGGGGGCGGCAGGCGGGCAGACCGCCGTCGTACCGTCTTCGCTGCTGGAACCGGCGCGGAAGCTGCTGGTCATGGATGTGGACTCCACCCTGATCAAGCAGGAAGTCATTGAGCTCCTGGCCGCGCACGCCGGACGCGAAGCCGAAGTTGCGGCGGTGACCGAGGCAGCGATGCGCGGCGATCTGGACTTCGCCCAGAGCCTGCACCACCGGGTGAAAGCCCTGGCCGGGCTGCCGGTCTCAGTCATCGACGAAGTAGGTGCGCGGATTGAGCTCTCCGACGGTGCCGAAGCCCTGGTCAAGGAATTCCTGTCCGCCGGGCATGCCGTGGCAGTGGTCTCGGGCGGCTTCAGCCAGGTGCTGGACCCGCTGGCCGCGCGTCTGCAGTTGACCCATGCCCGGGCGAACCTGTTGGGCATCGCCGGCGGTGTGCTGACCGGTTCCGTGGAGGGGCCGGTGGTGGACCGCGCGGTGAAAGCCCGGTCGTTGCGGGAGTGGGCTGCCGGATTGGGGATCGAGGAGCGGCACACCATTGCCGTGGGCGACGGCGCGAACGACCTGGACATGCTGGCGGCGGCCGCACTGGGCGTGGCGTTCAATGCCAAGCCGGCAGTGCAGGCCGCCGCGGATGCCGTGCTGAACCTGCCCAATCTGGACGTGGTGCAGCACTTCGTGAAGCTGTAGGAACGTACCGGTGCTAGCCGGCAACGCCGAGGTAGTCGGCGCCGCCCACGTATTCGGTGTGGCCGGACGGTACGTCGGCGGTGGCCATGCGGGCCACCTCGGCTCCGAACTCCTGCACGGAGTAGAGGCGTCCGGCTTCCTCGCGGCGGGCCTCGATGGCACCGGGGTTGGCGCGGTCCAGCAGGGTGGCGGTGACGGTTCCCTCGATCATGTCTCCGGAAACCACCACCAGGGTGATGCCCTTGGCTTCGAGCTGCGGGAGCAGCTCGCGCAGGGCGTCCTCGCCGGCCCGCTTGCTGCGCGCCACGGGCTCATATTCGGGCATGGTGGGAACCGTGTTGATGAAGTGCGCCTGGTGGCTGGTCACGAACACCACCCGTGATCCCGCGGGCATGGCCTCGGCGGCGGCCGTGAGCATGTTGACCTGCGCGTCGCGGTTGAGCTTGAGCGCGTAGTCCTCCTCCACACCGGATTCCATGCCGCCGGACGCGTTCAGCACCAGGATGTCCAGCCCGCCGAAGTTCACCTTAGCGGCGTCGACCAGCGCCGCCGGCCCTTCCGCGGAGGTCAGGTCGGCGCCAACGGCAACTGCCCGGCCGCCGTCGTTCTCGATGCCGGTAACCACCTTGTTGGCCCGCGGGGCCTTCTGCCGGTAGTTGACCACTACGCCGGCGCCCTCGGCGGCCAGGAACTTGGCCACTTCCGCTCCGATGCCGCGTGAGGATCCGGTGACGATGGCAGCTTTGCCGTCCAGCAGGCCCATAAGTGCTCCTTCATAAAGATTTGTGGAATGTGTCCAACTTTTTGCGCAACTCATCCCATCCTGCCAGCCCCCGGGGCCGGGCACAGTGGTGGAAACCTCCAAAGGATGGCCCCGGGGACGTGTGGCGGGCATGGCGGCCCGGCGGAAAGGCTGGTTAGTGGCCCATCCCCAGTCCGCCGTCCACGGGGATGACGGCGCCGGAAATGTAGGCGGCCTCGGGGCTGGCGATCCACCGCACCACGCCGGCTACCTCCTCCGGCTCTGCGAAGCGGTTGGCCGGGATCGAGGAGAGGTAGTTTTTCTGTGTCTCCTCCGGCAGCGCCCGGGTCATGTCAGTGTTAATGAAGCCCGGCGCCACCACGTTGGCGGTGATGTTCCGGGAGCCCAGTTCCCGGGTCAGGGAACGGGCGATGCCGACCAGCCCGGCCTTGGACGCCGCGTAGTTGATCTGTCCGGGAGAGCCGTACAGGCCCACCACGGAGGAGATCAGCACCACCCGTCCGCGGCGCAGTTTGATCATGCCGCGGGAGGCGCGCTTGATGACGCGGAAGGCGCCGGTGAGATTCGTATCGACGACGTCGGTGAAGTCCTCCTCACTCATCCGCAGCAGCAGCGTGTCGCGGGTGATTCCTGCGTTGGCCACCAGGACCTCGACCGGCCCGTGCGCAGCCTCGACCTCGGTGAATGCGGCATCTACGGAGGCCATGTCGGTGACATCGGCCTTGACGCCGAGCATCCCCTCGGGCACCTCGCCGCTGCGGTAGGTGATGGCTACCTGGTCGCCGTTGGCAAGGAAGGCCTGGGCGATGGCCAGGCCGATGCCACGGTTTCCGCCGGTAACCAGGACGCTGCGGCCGGTGGACGGCTGGGGGGTGTTCTGCACAGATTTCCTCCGCTGGGAGTATGGGGGTGGTTGGATTTCGATCCTAGCCGGGCCGGAACCAACTTCACCATCACGGTTTCCAGTGCGACAATGGGTGAATCTGTTTGGGAGAGTGATGAACAAGGAATCCAGCCGCGGCGTCCAGATCCCCCGGATCACCGATGCCCGCACGGCGCACACCGATGAGATGCGCGCACGCATGATCAAGTATTCGGTGTCCATGGGCATCCGCATCGTCTGCCTTGGCCTGCTGTTTGTTGTCCACGGATGGCTGCTCTGGGTGGTCATCGCGGGCGCCGTCGTGCTTCCGTATTTCGCCGTGATCATCGCCAATGCCGGCAGTGACACCCGCAACATGACGGCGTCGGATTCCCTGATCGACACCCTGCCTCCACCCCAGCTTGAAGCGCCCCGTCCGCAGGAACCCGATGATTCCCCGGAGACCGCACTGCTGCACGGCGAGGTCATAGACGATGACCCCGCCGAGGACCACCACGATGATAAGGCACCACCCACAGCATGAACCTTCTTGACCAGCTAGCCCGGGGAACCGGCGCCCCGCAGCCCGGATCCGGCCCGATGGGTCCGGAGCCCGACGAGCCCGCCGTCTGTTCACGCAAGGGCTGCCGCGCCGAAGCCGCCTGGCGGCTGCTGTGGAACAACCCGCGGATCCACACCCCGGAACGCCGGAAGACCTGGCTGGCCTGCGGCAAACACCGCGGCTGGCTCGAAGAGTACCTGCAGACACGCGATCTCTGGAAGGAAACGCTTCCGCTGGCCGGAACGTCATCGCCGGCGGACAGCGGAAGCGGGAACGCGTAAATGTACCGGTTCCTTCTCTCCGGCCGCTGGCTGGGCTGGCTTGCCCTGGTCTGCGCGCTCTCAGCCATCTGCGTGATGCTGGGCTCATGGCAGATGGACCGCCGGGACGCCATCCGCGAGGACATCGGCAATGTGGTCAACAACTACGACGCCGATCCGGTCCCCTTCGAGGAGGCCGCCGGACTGTTCGACTCCTATGACCCGTCCAGGGAATGGACGCCGGTTGAGATGACCGGTGTTTACGACACGCAGAACCAGCGCATCGTCCGCAACCGTCCGCTCAGCGGGCGTGCCGGCTACGAAGTGGTTGTCCCGCTGAAGCTCTCCGACGGCACCGCCGTGGTCATCAACCGCGGCTGGCTGCCCATCGGCAACGACGAGGCGGGGCGCCCTGACACCGTTCCGGCCGCACCCTCCGGCGAGGTCACCGTCGTCGCGCGTATCAAACCGGCTGAACCCGCCCTGGACCGCGGGGCCCCGGAGGGTCAACTGGCCTCCATCGACCTGGCCCGGTACCAGGACGAGGTGGGCTACGAGCTGGTGCAGGGTGCCTATGGCCTGATGGCCACAGAAGATCCGGCCCCTGCTGAGGTACCGGAAGCGGCGCCGAAGCCGTCAGTGGATGAAGGCCCGCACCTGTCCTATGCCATGCAGTGGTACGCCTTCGGCTTCATGCTGTTTGTGGGCCTGGGCTACGCTGCCCGCCAGGAGGCACTGAACCTGCGGTACGCCGATGAAGACGAGTATGAGGATGAGGACGACGACGAAATGATCGCCGCGCATCCCGCACCGAGCGAGCGGCGTCGTCCGCGCAGGCAGCGCGGCAGCACCCAGGAGAATGAAGAGGACGCACTCCTGGACGCCCAGGGCTACTAGCCCGGCCGGCCCGTGGTCCCGCCCTCCCCCGGAGCGTCAGGGCCGGCTGCTGACCCGCTGCACATATTCAGCCATGCCGGGGACCGTGAACGCCACCTGGCCCAGGGACGGTGCGTAGATGATGCCCTTGCGGATCAGGGAGCCGCGCGTCATCGTCATGGAGGTCATCTTCTTCCCTGCCCGGGCTGCGAGGGTGGCGGTTCCGGACCCGGCGGCACCATCCATTGCCATCAGGCGCAGGAACTCGCGTTCGGCCTTTGTGGCCCGGCGCCATCGCATGGGGAAAAAGCCCTGGTCCAGCTGGGCCCGCCCGATCTCGACGGCTACCCGGGCATCTGCGGCCGTGATCAGTTCCCGGGGTGCCGATTCCCAGGCGGCGGAACCGTATTCCTGCAGGAAGTAGGGGTATCCCCCGGCTGCATTCAGGAGCAGATCCAGGGCTTCGGGCTCATAGGACACCCCCAGCTCACGGGCCGGAGCGGCCAGTGCGGTGCCGGCATCTTCCCGGTCAAGGGCGCCCACCCGGCGATAGGTGAACAGCCCTTCGGCATAACGCTGCGACTGGTTGAGCGTGGCGGGGAGGTTCGGCAGCCCGGCTGCAACCAGATAGAACGGCCAGTCCCGCTGCCCGGCCTGGTGCTGCGCGCCGAGCAGCGCCGAGAGCAGTGCGGGGTCCAGGTTCTGCATCTCATCCACCACGATGATCAGCGCCGACCGGCGTTCGGCCAGGGCCAGGGAGATATCCTCCACCGTCTCTTCGAGGTCGACGGCGAACTCCCCCGAATCACCCCGCCCGTGCCGGGATCCAACACCCACGTCGATGCCGCCGACCTGCAGGCCGTCGGCGAAGGACGTGATGGTTCCCAGGGCGGCAGCAAGAGCCGGGGTGTTTCCCTGCGAGTGTGCCTTGCGGCCGGCCTGCAGCAGCCCCCGTGCCAGCTTGGCCCGGACGGCCTTGGGCCCACCCCCGGCATCCCGGCCTTCCAGCGAGACCACGAGGAAGCCGGCATCCTCGGCACGGCGCCGGAAGTCGTTGAGCAGCACGGTCTTACCCACTCCATGGAGGCCATGCAGGACAATCCCCCGGTCCGTGCGGCCGGCTGCGGCCCGCGAAACCAGGAGGTCAAAATCATTCATCAAGGCTGTTCTGCCGCTTAATTCGAAGGGCTTGCGGCCTGCGCCTGGTGAGTACGGGTTGGTGGCACTGTGCATACCCCCCATCCTAGCGCTATATCCAGAAAGTTGGATATTGGTTGATAAAGAGGGATATGAATTGGAAGGGGTAGAACGCAGTTTCGGGAGAATCCATAAGATCCGGGGAGTACCGCCCACGTGACCTGCGGGTATGCGGCGAGTCCCGATCCGCGTAAATGCAGGGGACAGAACGCGTGCACCTTACCCGTGCGCTCCCCTCCCCGCCCCTCCTAGCCTGATTTCCATTGGCCAGGAGTCGGAGGGAGTCCTGGAAACAAGGGAGCCAATTTGACGTACCACTCGCCAGGCCGCGGAAACCGGATCTCCCGGACGGCAGGACAGAACCGCCAGTCGCAGGGAACCGGCACCCGCTCACCGGCGTTGCTGGCCGGTCTCGTGCTGGTCCTGGTGCTGGGCCTGTTCAGCGCCGTCAATCCCGGCAATGCCGCCGACAGGCCCGAAGCCGTCAACCTGGTTCAGAATCCGGGGCTGGAGGAAGGCGCCGACCTCCCCCACTGCTTCTCACGCTCCGGCTGGGGCTCGAAAGGAGCCTGGGCTGTGGCGGCAGGGCGCGGCGGCGGACGGGCCGCATCGGTCAGCATCGCGGAGTATGTCAGCGGTGACCGAAAGCTGCTGCAGACCGAAAGCCCCGACTGCGCTCCGGCCGTGACCGCGGGCACCGGCTACGAGATGGAAATCTGGTACCAGTCGGACGTCCCGGTGACCCTGACGGCCTTTGTGCACGGGACCTCAGGGTGGAGCTACTGGGGTGATCTGCAGACCTTCCCTGCTTCCAGCGGCTGGTCAGCCGCCAGGAAACAAACCCCGGTGGTACCTCCCGGCACCACCATGATGTCCTTTGGGCTCGCACTGGCGGGCAGCGGCACCCTGACCACCGACGACTACTCCCTCCGGGCCGCCGCCCCGCCCCAGGAGACCGGACCCCCCGGGCCGGCCGGAGTCCTCAATCCGAACCTCTCCGCCGGATCCGGACCGCTTCCGGAGTGCTTCGTCTCCGCAGGCTGGGGGGAGAACACCGTGTCCGGTTCCCTGACAGACGACGTCCCCGCCGGGTCCGCGCCAGGCACCCGCGCATTCGAACTGGTGATGTCCAACCACATCTCGGGGGATGCCAAACTCATTCCATCCGAAGCCCCGGGGTGCGCCCCTTCCGTCACTGGAAACGGGCCCTGGGACCTCAGTATTGATTATCTCTCCACCACCGCTTCTGCCTCCTTCACCGTTTTTGTGCACACCCCGGCCGGTTGGCAGTACTGGACGGACCTGGCTGTCCTGCCGGCTGCACCCGGCTGGACGACGGCAAAGGCCCGCCTCGAGAAGGTTCCGGCAGGAACCGACCGGGTCTCCTTCGGCATCGCCCTCTTCGGAACGGGCACCCTCAAGACCACCAACTACGCCCTGCTGCCCGCTCCCCCGGACCCCCTTCCTGAACCAGTGGACCCGGGACAGCCGGAGCTCACCGGTTCCTGGGAGGTACTGGAATCCGAGCTCCCCATCAGGGCCGTCCACACCACACTGCTGCATGACGGCCGGCTGCTGCTCATCGCAGGATCGGGCAATGACGGCAACCTCTTTGCCGCCGGGGAATTCCGCGCCGTCCTGTGGGACGCCGCCACCGGAGAATTCACCGAGGTGCCGGTCCCGTATGACATGTTCTGCGCCGGGCATGTCACGCTGCCCGACGGGAAGGTCCTGCTGGCCGGAGGAACTCAGGAGTACCCCGGCGCCCAGGACGGCCCCACCACCTTTGAAGGATCAAAGCAGAGCTACTACTTCGATCCGGCCGACGATTCCTTTCACCGCCTCCCGGACATGGCCGGCGCCCACTGGTATCCCAGCCTGACCAAGCTCGGCAGCGGCGATGTCTGGTCCGCCGGCGGACTTAACGAAAAAGCGGAGGGGACAGTCCTCACCGAAATGTTCGACTACTCGTCCATGAGCTGGCTGCCACAGGCAGCAGTTCCGCAGACGTGGAGCTTCTGGGGCACCTATCCGCACATGTTCCTGCTCGACGACGGCACCATGTTCTACACCGGGGGCCACACCTTCGGCAGCGGACTGCCGGGGACGGGAGCCTCCATCTACAACTGGCAGACCGCCCGGATGTGGGACGTTCCCGGCCTGCGGCAAAAGGACCTCCGGGACCAGGCTGGATCCGTGTTCATAGGACCTGTCCAGGACCAGCGGCTGATGATCGTCGGCGGCGGCAATACCGAGACGAACGAACCCGCCATCAGCCTGGTGGATATCGTCGACCTGAACTCCCCGACACCCTCCTACTCCCCCGGCCCTGACCTCCCCGGCCCCGGGAAGGCCTACGTCAATCTGGTCAACCTTCCGGACCGGACCGTCCTCGCATCCAATGGGGCCCGCCACAACCGGGCGTCCGACGTGCTCACGGCCGCCCTCTACGATCCGGCAGACAACCAGTGGCAGAGTGTGCCGGCTGATCCGGTCGCGAGGAATTACCACTCAACCGCCATCCTCCTTCCGGACGGCCGCGTCGCGGTCCTGGGGTCAAACCCACTGGATAATTCCTTTGAATTCCGGATCTCCGTCTACAGCCCGCCCTACATGGCGGCTGACCGGCCCCGGATCCTTGAGGCACCAAAGCGCGCCGGCTACGGCGAGAGCTTCACCGTGCAGGTGGACGGCGAAGCCACTGCCGCCTCGCTGATGTCCCCCATGTCCGCCACGCACCAGACCGACACAAACGCCCGCCTGATCGATCTGCCGATCTCGGGAACCGGGAACACCTACACGGTGCAGGTTCCAGAGAACCGAAACCTGGTTCCCCCCGGGCCGTACATGTTCACCGTGCTCGACGGCGCCGGAGTCCCCAGCACAGCCCGATGGGTGTGGATCTCGTGAGGGACCAACAACGGCATGCTGTGATCGCTGCCCTGCTGGCACTAACGATCCTGCTGGCGGTATCAACCCTTTGGGGCGGCGCTGCCGCAGAACCCGCAGGAGGCCGGGACAGTGGCGGCGCCGCGAAAAGCTCCGATCATGCCCACCCGGGGCCGGCGGCCCCTGGTTCTGATGCCGGCACTGCGGCTGTGTCCGCAGCCCCAGCCTCCTCGCCGGAGGAAGCGCCCCACGGCATCGTCTCCGGGATAGGGCAGGGGGAATCGGCAGGTGCTCCGGGGAGAACCCGCCACCTGCACCTTGCCGAGGCGGCAGGGCAGCAACCGGCGCACGGGGTTCCGCGCGGAAAGCTGGGTCCTGCCGGGGCTGACCGGACGGCAGGGCTGTCCGAACGGGGTGCTTCGCCCGCCCGGGGCGACCCGGGAAGCGGTACGGCACCCAACACGGGCGGCTGCCTTCCGGAGTACGGAGCCGCCGGGCAGTGCCTTCCCGTGGTTCCGCCCAGCCTGGCGAGCCATCTTGCGCAGATGAAAGCAGCCGGATTAGACCCCTCGTCCATGCCCCATCACTGGTCATGCGCGGAGGTCCGCAACTACTTCCCCGACGGCCTGCCCGTGCGGATTCCGGGAACCGACCCGCAACACCTCGATGCCACCGCCGACGGCATTGCCTGCGGAACAGGCGACTGACCCCCGCCACCCCCTTTCATGCCCACCGCCGGCGGACCGCACCGCACCGGCCGATGCCACGCACCTTCGCCCTTCCTTTGCACCCAGACCAGGAGCCCAGCATGCTCACCTTCATCCTCTCGATCCTCATCGTGCTTATTTCCCTTGCCCTCTTTGGCATCGCCGCCTCAACCCTGCGGCTGAACACCTACGCCTGGTGGGATCCCAAGACCCAGCAGCGGACCTTTTACGGCGCCCTGCACCCGGCCGAAACCCTGTCCTTTTCGCTGATCATGCCGTGCCGGGACGAACAGGAACCGGTCATGCAGGCCACGCTCGAAGCGCTGCTTGCGCAGTCTCACCGCCGGAAGGAAATCATCATCTCGGTGGGCCACGATGACGCCGCCACCGTAGCGATTGCCGAAAAGCTCGCAGCCGAATACCCGGACAGCGTGCGGGTGAGCATCGACTCCGGAGCGACCAAGAACAAACCGCTGCAGCTGAATACGGCGCTGTCGATGTGCAGCAACGAGATTGTGGGAGTTTTCGACGCCGAGTCCATCGCGGCACCGGGGCTGCTCCGCAATATCGACAGCTGCTTTGTGACCCGGAATGCGGATGTGGTCCAGGGCGCGGTGCAGCTCGTGAACTTCCGCGATACCTGGTATTCGCTGCGCAACTGCCTGGAGTACTTCACATGGTTCCGGTCCCGCCTGCATGCGCAGGCAGACCGGGGGTTCATTCCCCTCGGCGGGAACACCGTCTTCGTCCGGCGGGACCTGCTGGAGGAGGTGGGCGGCTGGGACCCGAGCTGCCTGGCGGAGGACTGCGACCTCGGCGTCCGGCTCTCCACCCTCGGCCACGAAATCGTCGTCGCCTATTCCGCCGATCTGGTGACCCGGGAGGAAACACCGGACTCACTGCGCAACCTCATCCGGCAGCGCACGCGGTGGTCGCTGGGCTTTATGCAGGTCCTCGCCAAAGGCGACTGGAAAAACCTGCCCACCCGGCGCCGCCGCCTCCTGGGCTGGTGGACCCTGATGCAACAGCACTTCATGGCCTTTGCCGGCTTGGTGATTCCGCTGGCCATCGCGGCCGCCATCTGGGGCAATTTCCCGCTGGTGGTGACCCTGGCAGCCTTTGCACCGCTGATTCCCACGCTGGCCACCATAGCCTTCGACGCCTGCATGCTGCATGAGTTCGGCCGGGACCACAAATACCGGATTACCGCGTACGACTATTTCCGGCTCGTCGCAGGCACACCGTTTTACCAAATGGTGCTCGCCATCGCAGCCCTCCGCGCGCTGGGCAAGTTTTGGCTCGGCGACTTCCGCTGGGAAAAGACAGCGCATTCCGGAGCCCATCTCGCATCGGTCCAGGCGACCCACCGGTTGGTGGAGGCATGAGCACCGTCACCACCCCTGCAACAGCGCATGAAGAGCAGGTTCGGCGCATTCCCACGCTGCCGCCGGCCCGGCGCAAGGCATTGCGCCGCGAAATAAGGCTGGACCGTTACGCGCTGGCCGCCCTGGGTGTCCTGGCCACCGTCCTGAGCCTATGGAACCTGAATGGTTCCCCGTCCTATTCCGAGGACGGCGGGACGTATACCGCCCAGGCATTCAGCGTGCTGGAAGGCAGCCTGGCACCCTATACCTACTGGTACGACCATCCGCCTCTGGGATGGATCCAACTCGGCGCCCTGGCCTGGATCCCCTACAATCTCGGTTTCGGCGACGGAACCTTCATTGGTGCAACCCGGTATGTCATCACGGTGTATTTTGTGGCGACGGCGCTGCTGGTGTTCCTGCTTGCCCGACGGTTCCGGGTCCGCCGGCCCCTGGCTGCCCTGGCCGTCGTCATCCTGGTCCTGTCTCCCCTGTCGCTAACCCTGGGCCGCCAGGTCCACCTCGACAACATCGGCGCTCCGTGGCTGCTCCTGGCGTTCTATCTGGCCCTTTCGCCGAGGAAGGCCCTGTGGCACCACGTTGCCGCCGGAGCATTTTTCGCCATCGCGGTGCTGTCCAAGGAAACCCTTGCCATCTTCGGTCCGGCGCTGCTGGTGGCCATGCTCAACCGGCGGTCCTGGTCCAACCGGAGCTTCTCCGTTGCCGGCTTCCTCGTCGTGGGCGGACTGATCCTGAGTTTCTACCCG
This window harbors:
- the serB gene encoding phosphoserine phosphatase SerB, translated to MPAENLPDSSPAPEAGTAPEYGVVSYGRELNDAYLSAVQQAVATLGGRILELENAAGDGYVVTKLLVAYDGGIETLRLGVAAAASAVRSQEKQGSGEQVSGEQGAAGGQTAVVPSSLLEPARKLLVMDVDSTLIKQEVIELLAAHAGREAEVAAVTEAAMRGDLDFAQSLHHRVKALAGLPVSVIDEVGARIELSDGAEALVKEFLSAGHAVAVVSGGFSQVLDPLAARLQLTHARANLLGIAGGVLTGSVEGPVVDRAVKARSLREWAAGLGIEERHTIAVGDGANDLDMLAAAALGVAFNAKPAVQAAADAVLNLPNLDVVQHFVKL
- a CDS encoding SURF1 family protein produces the protein MYRFLLSGRWLGWLALVCALSAICVMLGSWQMDRRDAIREDIGNVVNNYDADPVPFEEAAGLFDSYDPSREWTPVEMTGVYDTQNQRIVRNRPLSGRAGYEVVVPLKLSDGTAVVINRGWLPIGNDEAGRPDTVPAAPSGEVTVVARIKPAEPALDRGAPEGQLASIDLARYQDEVGYELVQGAYGLMATEDPAPAEVPEAAPKPSVDEGPHLSYAMQWYAFGFMLFVGLGYAARQEALNLRYADEDEYEDEDDDEMIAAHPAPSERRRPRRQRGSTQENEEDALLDAQGY
- a CDS encoding galactose oxidase early set domain-containing protein; protein product: MTYHSPGRGNRISRTAGQNRQSQGTGTRSPALLAGLVLVLVLGLFSAVNPGNAADRPEAVNLVQNPGLEEGADLPHCFSRSGWGSKGAWAVAAGRGGGRAASVSIAEYVSGDRKLLQTESPDCAPAVTAGTGYEMEIWYQSDVPVTLTAFVHGTSGWSYWGDLQTFPASSGWSAARKQTPVVPPGTTMMSFGLALAGSGTLTTDDYSLRAAAPPQETGPPGPAGVLNPNLSAGSGPLPECFVSAGWGENTVSGSLTDDVPAGSAPGTRAFELVMSNHISGDAKLIPSEAPGCAPSVTGNGPWDLSIDYLSTTASASFTVFVHTPAGWQYWTDLAVLPAAPGWTTAKARLEKVPAGTDRVSFGIALFGTGTLKTTNYALLPAPPDPLPEPVDPGQPELTGSWEVLESELPIRAVHTTLLHDGRLLLIAGSGNDGNLFAAGEFRAVLWDAATGEFTEVPVPYDMFCAGHVTLPDGKVLLAGGTQEYPGAQDGPTTFEGSKQSYYFDPADDSFHRLPDMAGAHWYPSLTKLGSGDVWSAGGLNEKAEGTVLTEMFDYSSMSWLPQAAVPQTWSFWGTYPHMFLLDDGTMFYTGGHTFGSGLPGTGASIYNWQTARMWDVPGLRQKDLRDQAGSVFIGPVQDQRLMIVGGGNTETNEPAISLVDIVDLNSPTPSYSPGPDLPGPGKAYVNLVNLPDRTVLASNGARHNRASDVLTAALYDPADNQWQSVPADPVARNYHSTAILLPDGRVAVLGSNPLDNSFEFRISVYSPPYMAADRPRILEAPKRAGYGESFTVQVDGEATAASLMSPMSATHQTDTNARLIDLPISGTGNTYTVQVPENRNLVPPGPYMFTVLDGAGVPSTARWVWIS
- a CDS encoding glycosyltransferase, translated to MLTFILSILIVLISLALFGIAASTLRLNTYAWWDPKTQQRTFYGALHPAETLSFSLIMPCRDEQEPVMQATLEALLAQSHRRKEIIISVGHDDAATVAIAEKLAAEYPDSVRVSIDSGATKNKPLQLNTALSMCSNEIVGVFDAESIAAPGLLRNIDSCFVTRNADVVQGAVQLVNFRDTWYSLRNCLEYFTWFRSRLHAQADRGFIPLGGNTVFVRRDLLEEVGGWDPSCLAEDCDLGVRLSTLGHEIVVAYSADLVTREETPDSLRNLIRQRTRWSLGFMQVLAKGDWKNLPTRRRRLLGWWTLMQQHFMAFAGLVIPLAIAAAIWGNFPLVVTLAAFAPLIPTLATIAFDACMLHEFGRDHKYRITAYDYFRLVAGTPFYQMVLAIAALRALGKFWLGDFRWEKTAHSGAHLASVQATHRLVEA
- a CDS encoding SDR family oxidoreductase encodes the protein MGLLDGKAAIVTGSSRGIGAEVAKFLAAEGAGVVVNYRQKAPRANKVVTGIENDGGRAVAVGADLTSAEGPAALVDAAKVNFGGLDILVLNASGGMESGVEEDYALKLNRDAQVNMLTAAAEAMPAGSRVVFVTSHQAHFINTVPTMPEYEPVARSKRAGEDALRELLPQLEAKGITLVVVSGDMIEGTVTATLLDRANPGAIEARREEAGRLYSVQEFGAEVARMATADVPSGHTEYVGGADYLGVAG
- a CDS encoding ATP-binding protein, translating into MGGMHSATNPYSPGAGRKPFELSGRTALMNDFDLLVSRAAAGRTDRGIVLHGLHGVGKTVLLNDFRRRAEDAGFLVVSLEGRDAGGGPKAVRAKLARGLLQAGRKAHSQGNTPALAAALGTITSFADGLQVGGIDVGVGSRHGRGDSGEFAVDLEETVEDISLALAERRSALIIVVDEMQNLDPALLSALLGAQHQAGQRDWPFYLVAAGLPNLPATLNQSQRYAEGLFTYRRVGALDREDAGTALAAPARELGVSYEPEALDLLLNAAGGYPYFLQEYGSAAWESAPRELITAADARVAVEIGRAQLDQGFFPMRWRRATKAEREFLRLMAMDGAAGSGTATLAARAGKKMTSMTMTRGSLIRKGIIYAPSLGQVAFTVPGMAEYVQRVSSRP
- a CDS encoding beta-ketoacyl-ACP reductase: MQNTPQPSTGRSVLVTGGNRGIGLAIAQAFLANGDQVAITYRSGEVPEGMLGVKADVTDMASVDAAFTEVEAAHGPVEVLVANAGITRDTLLLRMSEEDFTDVVDTNLTGAFRVIKRASRGMIKLRRGRVVLISSVVGLYGSPGQINYAASKAGLVGIARSLTRELGSRNITANVVAPGFINTDMTRALPEETQKNYLSSIPANRFAEPEEVAGVVRWIASPEAAYISGAVIPVDGGLGMGH
- a CDS encoding DUF3099 domain-containing protein: MNKESSRGVQIPRITDARTAHTDEMRARMIKYSVSMGIRIVCLGLLFVVHGWLLWVVIAGAVVLPYFAVIIANAGSDTRNMTASDSLIDTLPPPQLEAPRPQEPDDSPETALLHGEVIDDDPAEDHHDDKAPPTA